Below is a genomic region from Brassica oleracea var. oleracea cultivar TO1000 unplaced genomic scaffold, BOL UnpScaffold03149, whole genome shotgun sequence.
ACCAAAACTCTCTCGAACAGATTTTACCGTTGCTCATTATGCCGGAGAAGTACgttgtatatttctttttaccaaGAAAAATTTGACACAAGGGGACTGTTTCACAAGTTTCTCGTGTCTTTTAAATTTCTTTCAGGTTCTATATCAGTCTGATCTATTTCTGGATAAAAACAAGGATTATGTGATCCCTGAACACCAAGATTTGTTGGGAGCTTCCAAATGCCCTTTTGTCGTGGGTCTTTTCCCTCCACTCCCTGAAGAAACATCTAAATCTTCAAAGTTTTCATCTATTGGTTCTCGTTTCAAGGTAGGAAGCTTATTCAATTGAAAATATCCAGGTGGTTTCTAAGGAAGAGTGTCTTACTAATATTCTCTTAGTAAGTAAACGTAAGAACTAAAATACGGTTGGCCTGATTGATGCAGCTGCAACTCCAGCAACTGATGGAAACATTAAATTCTACCGAGCCTCATTACATCAGATGTGTGAAGCCTAACAATCTCTTAAAACCTGCCGTATTTGAGAATGTGAACATCATGCAGCAGCTGCGTTGTGGTGTAAGTATacataagataatattttccaCAGTTATGTTTTTCTAGACTAGACATATGGGTTATGAGCATGGTTCCACAAAGCCTCTTTATGTTTTTAGTATCCTGCGAGTAATGGCAGGAAAGTGTGTGCTAATAACTCTAAAACTTTTACGG
It encodes:
- the LOC106321817 gene encoding myosin-9-like yields the protein MFPKSTHETFANKLYQTFKAHKRFIKPKLSRTDFTVAHYAGEVLYQSDLFLDKNKDYVIPEHQDLLGASKCPFVVGLFPPLPEETSKSSKFSSIGSRFKLQLQQLMETLNSTEPHYIRCVKPNNLLKPAVFENVNIMQQLRCGGVLEAIRISCAGYPTRKPFFEFVNRFGLLCPSALEGSYDEKVVCKKILDSMGLKGYQ